A single window of Modestobacter italicus DNA harbors:
- a CDS encoding aldo/keto reductase gives MPTPPPPARLGLGLAAAGRPAYLTLGRDVDLPGDRSPAALQARTHALLDAATALGVEYVDTARSYGRAEEFLGSWVRETGQTPFVASKWGYRYVGDWRRDVDVHEVKDHGAAAYEAQLAETTALLGPWLRLYQVHSLTADSPLWDDRPLQQRMARLRADGVELGFSTSGPAQADAVRRGLALTVDGAPLFTSVQSTWNLLEPSAGPALAEAAAAGARVVVKEGVANGRLTDRGADPGSGLARAARERGVGVDALALACALAQPWCSVVLSGAVTVAQLESNAAARDLVAGVGPEEWLQPEEPAAYWSARSRMGWG, from the coding sequence GTGCCCACCCCGCCTCCGCCGGCCCGCCTCGGGCTCGGTCTCGCCGCCGCTGGCCGGCCCGCCTACCTGACCCTCGGCCGGGACGTCGACCTGCCGGGCGACCGCTCGCCGGCCGCCCTGCAGGCCCGGACGCACGCGCTGCTCGACGCCGCGACCGCGCTGGGCGTCGAGTACGTCGACACCGCCCGGTCCTACGGCCGGGCCGAGGAGTTCCTGGGCTCCTGGGTGCGGGAGACGGGCCAGACGCCCTTCGTGGCCAGCAAGTGGGGCTACCGGTACGTCGGCGACTGGCGCCGGGACGTCGACGTGCACGAGGTCAAGGACCACGGGGCGGCCGCCTACGAGGCCCAGCTGGCCGAGACCACCGCGCTGCTGGGGCCGTGGCTGCGGCTGTACCAGGTGCACTCGCTCACCGCCGACAGCCCGCTGTGGGACGACCGGCCGCTGCAGCAGCGGATGGCCCGGCTGCGCGCCGACGGCGTCGAGCTGGGCTTCTCGACCTCGGGGCCGGCCCAGGCCGACGCGGTCCGCCGGGGGCTGGCGCTCACCGTCGACGGCGCACCGTTGTTCACCAGCGTCCAGTCGACCTGGAACCTGCTGGAGCCCTCCGCCGGGCCGGCGCTGGCCGAGGCCGCCGCGGCCGGGGCGCGGGTCGTGGTCAAGGAGGGCGTGGCCAACGGCCGGCTGACCGACCGCGGCGCCGACCCGGGCAGCGGGCTCGCCCGGGCGGCCCGCGAGCGCGGCGTGGGGGTGGACGCCCTGGCCCTGGCCTGCGCGCTGGCCCAGCCCTGGTGCTCCGTCGTCCTGTCCGGCGCGGTCACCGTCGCCCAGCTGGAGAGCAACGCCGCGGCCCGCGACCTGGTCGCCGGCGTGGGGCCGGAGGAGTGGCTGCAGCCGGAGGAACCGGCGGCGTACTGGTCGGCGCGCAGCCGGATGGGCTGGGGTTGA
- a CDS encoding serine hydrolase domain-containing protein, which translates to MVEPVLPSTARTLLARTARVQRDGRAPSLVAGVVRDGGLAWSTGRGAVAEPHTDVQYRIGSISKTVTAVAVMRLRDEGRLGLDDPLERHVPGTPLGERTVGQLLSHLAGATSESPGGWWERVPGGSLEELRLTDQDVVLGAARRFHYSNLGFGLLGELVARHRGRPWADVVREEVLAPLGMTRTSPRPTGRAAQGAAVHPWAGVVLPEPEHDAGVMAAAGQLWATLADLGRFAAFLLGDTAEVLSPATLEEMAVPAGVDPSVPGWSAYGLGLQVVRVDGAVLVGHGGSMPGFLAGVFVDRAEQAGGVSLANTTSGLEPLVPGLLADLRAAEPRVVEAWAPSPPPVALDLLGTWFWGPTPHVLRAQAGGLLHLGPLPGRSGRASRFAAREDGTFVGLDGYYAGETLRIAPDHLELATFVFTRTPYDPDAPVPGGVDDGGWR; encoded by the coding sequence ATGGTCGAACCGGTCCTGCCCTCCACCGCGCGCACGCTGCTGGCCCGCACCGCCCGGGTCCAGCGCGACGGCCGGGCGCCCAGCCTGGTGGCCGGCGTCGTCCGGGACGGCGGCCTGGCCTGGTCGACCGGCCGGGGTGCCGTCGCCGAGCCGCACACCGACGTCCAGTACCGGATCGGCTCGATCAGCAAGACGGTCACCGCCGTCGCGGTGATGCGGCTGCGCGACGAGGGCCGGCTGGGGCTGGACGACCCGCTCGAGCGGCACGTGCCGGGCACCCCGCTGGGTGAGCGCACCGTCGGCCAGCTGCTGTCGCACCTGGCCGGCGCCACCTCGGAGAGCCCCGGCGGCTGGTGGGAGCGGGTGCCCGGCGGGTCGCTGGAGGAGCTGCGGCTGACCGACCAGGACGTCGTGCTCGGCGCGGCCCGCCGGTTCCACTACTCCAACCTCGGCTTCGGGCTGCTCGGGGAGCTGGTGGCGCGGCACCGCGGCCGCCCGTGGGCCGACGTCGTCCGCGAGGAGGTCCTCGCACCGCTGGGCATGACCCGCACCAGCCCGCGCCCCACCGGCCGCGCGGCGCAGGGGGCGGCCGTGCACCCGTGGGCAGGGGTCGTCCTGCCCGAGCCCGAGCACGACGCGGGCGTGATGGCGGCCGCCGGTCAGCTGTGGGCGACGCTGGCGGACCTCGGCCGGTTCGCCGCCTTCCTGCTCGGCGACACCGCGGAGGTGCTGTCGCCGGCCACGCTGGAGGAGATGGCCGTGCCGGCCGGCGTCGACCCCTCCGTCCCGGGCTGGTCGGCCTACGGGCTCGGGCTGCAGGTGGTGCGGGTCGACGGCGCGGTGCTGGTCGGGCACGGCGGCTCGATGCCCGGCTTCCTCGCCGGGGTGTTCGTCGACCGGGCCGAGCAGGCCGGCGGGGTCTCGCTGGCCAACACCACCAGCGGGCTCGAGCCGCTGGTGCCCGGGCTGCTGGCCGACCTGCGCGCCGCCGAGCCGCGGGTCGTGGAGGCCTGGGCGCCGTCCCCGCCGCCGGTGGCCCTGGACCTGCTCGGCACCTGGTTCTGGGGTCCGACGCCGCACGTGCTCCGCGCGCAGGCCGGGGGGCTGCTGCACCTGGGGCCGCTGCCCGGGCGCAGCGGCCGGGCCAGCCGGTTCGCCGCCCGGGAGGACGGCACCTTCGTGGGCCTGGACGGCTACTACGCCGGGGAGACGCTGCGGATCGCGCCGGACCACCTGGAGCTGGCGACGTTCGTCTTCACCCGCACGCCCTACGACCCCGACGCCCCGGTGCCCGGCGGCGTCGACGACGGCGGCTGGCGCTGA
- a CDS encoding DUF3817 domain-containing protein: MPAALTDPRTVSRVFRAVAVAEAVSWVLLLAGMFVKWVLRTSELGVQLAGPVHGAVFVGYVLVSLLAWRVLRWTPRTALLALVASVPPLCTVVFERWARRTGRLPLDTPAAVAG; the protein is encoded by the coding sequence GTGCCCGCAGCCCTGACCGACCCCCGCACCGTGTCGCGGGTGTTCCGCGCCGTCGCCGTCGCCGAGGCGGTGTCCTGGGTGCTCCTGCTCGCCGGGATGTTCGTCAAGTGGGTGCTGCGCACCTCCGAGCTCGGCGTCCAGCTGGCCGGCCCGGTGCACGGCGCGGTCTTCGTCGGCTACGTCCTGGTCAGCCTGCTGGCCTGGCGGGTGCTGCGCTGGACGCCGCGCACCGCGCTGCTCGCGCTGGTCGCCTCCGTCCCGCCGCTGTGCACGGTCGTGTTCGAGCGCTGGGCCCGGCGCACCGGCCGGCTGCCGCTCGACACGCCCGCCGCGGTCGCTGGCTAG
- a CDS encoding C40 family peptidase — translation MASTHRSARRGLTGRRVLLTLVAAGGVVLAPLPAFAAPEQPTTSQEAAALVAARGHDLEVVTERFNDAREALTTKQAEAEQARQQVQAAEAAVGTARDQVRQVARSAYTGDQLSTLQAMLSSTSADDMLDRVGTLGTIADHNNEVLAAAQAATEQADAAEAAAEKATADAQTLVDQVAAQQADLDTQIAEYKAAYDRLSAEEKARAEAEAAAAARAAAADAVARASQAASRAERAQSSSAGSSSAGSSSSSSAAAAPAAAAPAASGAAATAVSTALAQKGKPYVWAAAGPDSFDCSGLTQFAYAAAGISLPHSSSTQARMGTAVTRAQLQPGDLVAFYSPVSHIGIYIGNGQMVHAPTSGDVVKISSIDAMGSITAMRRLG, via the coding sequence ATGGCGAGTACGCACCGCTCTGCCCGTCGTGGCCTCACCGGCCGTCGGGTCCTCCTCACCCTGGTCGCCGCCGGCGGCGTCGTCCTCGCTCCGCTGCCGGCGTTCGCCGCCCCGGAGCAGCCGACCACCTCCCAGGAGGCCGCGGCCCTCGTCGCGGCCCGCGGTCACGACCTCGAGGTCGTCACGGAGCGGTTCAACGACGCCCGCGAGGCGCTGACCACCAAGCAGGCGGAGGCCGAGCAGGCCCGCCAGCAGGTGCAGGCCGCCGAGGCCGCTGTGGGCACCGCCCGGGACCAGGTCCGCCAGGTGGCGCGCAGCGCCTACACCGGCGACCAGTTGAGCACCCTGCAGGCGATGCTGAGCAGCACCTCCGCCGACGACATGCTCGACCGGGTCGGCACCCTCGGCACGATCGCCGACCACAACAACGAGGTGCTCGCCGCGGCGCAGGCCGCGACCGAGCAGGCCGACGCCGCCGAGGCCGCCGCCGAGAAGGCGACCGCCGACGCGCAGACGCTGGTCGACCAGGTCGCCGCCCAGCAGGCCGACCTCGACACCCAGATCGCCGAGTACAAGGCGGCCTACGACCGGCTCTCCGCGGAGGAGAAGGCCCGGGCCGAGGCCGAGGCGGCTGCCGCCGCACGGGCCGCCGCCGCCGACGCCGTTGCGCGGGCCAGCCAGGCCGCCTCCCGGGCGGAGCGGGCCCAGTCCAGCTCGGCCGGCAGCAGCTCGGCCGGTTCGTCCAGCTCCTCGAGCGCGGCGGCTGCACCGGCCGCTGCAGCCCCGGCTGCCAGCGGTGCCGCGGCGACCGCGGTCAGCACCGCGCTGGCCCAGAAGGGCAAGCCCTACGTCTGGGCGGCCGCCGGCCCGGACTCGTTCGACTGCTCCGGGCTGACCCAGTTCGCCTACGCCGCCGCCGGGATCTCGCTGCCGCACTCCAGCAGCACGCAGGCCCGGATGGGCACCGCGGTGACCCGCGCCCAGCTCCAGCCGGGTGACCTCGTCGCCTTCTACAGCCCGGTCAGCCACATCGGCATCTACATCGGCAACGGCCAGATGGTGCACGCGCCGACGTCCGGTGACGTGGTCAAGATCTCCAGCATCGACGCCATGGGCAGCATCACCGCCATGCGCCGCCTCGGGTAG
- a CDS encoding GNAT family N-acetyltransferase, whose translation MIGRVPHLTPAVWDDPVVQELTSAQQTEMRVLYDGDIEPGVKPSAEDIAVVLVARDDDGTPVGCGALRPLGPGAAELKRMYVVPAARGRGISRLLLVALEAEAAARGWTTLRLETGTRQPAAVGLYTAAGYRPVEAFGHYVTDDTDDSLYFARVLA comes from the coding sequence ATGATCGGGCGCGTGCCGCACCTCACCCCCGCCGTGTGGGACGACCCGGTCGTCCAGGAGCTGACCTCCGCCCAGCAGACCGAGATGCGCGTCCTCTACGACGGCGACATCGAGCCGGGCGTCAAGCCCTCGGCCGAGGACATCGCGGTCGTGCTCGTGGCCCGGGACGACGACGGGACGCCGGTCGGCTGCGGGGCGCTGCGCCCGCTGGGACCCGGCGCGGCGGAGCTGAAGCGGATGTACGTCGTCCCGGCCGCGCGCGGCCGCGGCATCTCCCGGCTGCTGCTGGTCGCCCTGGAGGCCGAGGCGGCCGCCCGGGGCTGGACGACGCTGCGCCTGGAGACCGGCACCCGGCAGCCCGCGGCCGTCGGCCTCTACACCGCGGCGGGCTACCGGCCGGTCGAGGCCTTCGGGCACTACGTCACCGACGACACCGACGACTCGCTCTACTTCGCCCGGGTGCTCGCGTGA
- a CDS encoding phytoene desaturase family protein: MTAARYDAVVVGGGHNGLTAAAYLARAGWSVLVLERREVLGGAAISQQVFPGVDVRLSAYSYLVSLLPDRIVTDLALPLTLLDRPVASYTPLRREGAHRGLLVERDEGPGTAASFRALTGSDDELTGWQRFYGRLSTLAEDLAPTLTRPLPSPAELAGRLRDPGIWHDLRERPLADVVADHLADDDVRGVALTDGLIGTFADVHAADGLAGRCFLYHLVGNGTGRWRVPVGGMGAVSGALAAAARAAGAELVTRATVTALETRPDGVTVHWTDDEGAAHAADAGYAVGGAAPAVVDDLLGRPPAVRPSGSQLKVNMVLRRLPGLRSGADPRRALSGTLHVDEAASQIDAAYAQAAGGQLPDVVPFEVYCHSLTDPSIVGGTGLSTLTLFGLHTPAELYAADPVGTREEAVRRVVAQLDEHLTEPLADCLALDADGRPCLQASSPLDVEAALAMPGGHIFHGDLSWPVADEPEQVGTWGVATPHPRVVAASSGGTVRGGAVSGLGGFAAAQHLLGTDG, encoded by the coding sequence GTGACCGCCGCCCGGTACGACGCGGTGGTCGTCGGCGGCGGGCACAACGGCCTGACCGCCGCCGCCTACCTGGCCCGGGCCGGCTGGTCGGTGCTGGTCCTGGAGCGGCGCGAGGTGCTCGGTGGCGCGGCGATCAGCCAGCAGGTCTTCCCCGGCGTCGACGTCCGGCTGTCGGCGTACTCCTACCTGGTCAGCCTGCTGCCGGACCGGATCGTCACCGACCTGGCGCTGCCGCTGACTCTGCTGGACCGGCCGGTCGCCTCCTACACGCCTCTCCGCCGGGAGGGCGCGCACCGCGGGCTGCTCGTCGAGCGGGACGAGGGGCCGGGGACCGCCGCGTCCTTCCGCGCGCTGACCGGCTCCGACGACGAGCTGACCGGCTGGCAGCGTTTCTACGGCCGGCTGAGCACCCTGGCCGAGGACCTCGCGCCCACGCTGACCCGACCGCTGCCCTCCCCGGCGGAGCTCGCCGGCCGGTTGCGCGACCCCGGCATCTGGCACGACCTGCGCGAGCGCCCGCTGGCCGACGTCGTCGCCGACCACCTCGCCGACGACGACGTCCGCGGGGTGGCGCTCACCGACGGCCTGATCGGCACCTTCGCCGACGTGCACGCCGCCGACGGGCTCGCTGGCCGCTGCTTCCTCTACCACCTGGTGGGCAACGGGACCGGCCGCTGGCGGGTGCCGGTGGGCGGAATGGGCGCGGTCAGCGGTGCGCTGGCGGCCGCGGCCCGGGCGGCCGGGGCCGAGCTCGTCACCCGGGCCACCGTGACCGCGCTGGAGACCCGCCCGGACGGCGTCACGGTGCACTGGACCGACGACGAGGGCGCGGCGCACGCCGCGGACGCCGGGTACGCGGTGGGCGGGGCCGCCCCGGCGGTGGTCGACGACCTGCTCGGCAGGCCGCCGGCGGTCCGGCCCTCGGGCTCGCAGCTGAAGGTCAACATGGTGCTGCGGCGGCTGCCCGGCCTGCGCTCGGGCGCCGACCCGCGGCGTGCCCTCAGCGGCACGCTGCACGTCGACGAGGCCGCCTCGCAGATCGACGCCGCGTACGCCCAGGCCGCCGGCGGGCAGCTGCCCGACGTCGTCCCGTTCGAGGTGTACTGCCACTCGCTGACCGATCCCTCGATCGTCGGCGGCACGGGCCTGTCGACGCTGACCCTGTTCGGGCTGCACACCCCCGCCGAGCTCTACGCCGCCGACCCGGTGGGCACCCGGGAGGAGGCTGTGCGCCGGGTGGTCGCCCAGCTGGACGAGCACCTCACCGAGCCGCTGGCCGACTGCCTGGCGCTGGACGCCGACGGCCGGCCCTGCCTGCAGGCGTCGTCCCCGCTGGACGTCGAGGCGGCGCTGGCGATGCCGGGCGGGCACATCTTCCACGGCGACCTGTCCTGGCCGGTCGCGGACGAGCCGGAGCAGGTGGGCACCTGGGGCGTCGCGACGCCGCACCCGCGGGTGGTGGCCGCCTCCTCCGGCGGGACGGTGCGCGGCGGGGCGGTCAGCGGGCTGGGGGGCTTCGCCGCGGCCCAGCACCTGCTCGGTACCGACGGGTGA
- a CDS encoding YhjD/YihY/BrkB family envelope integrity protein — translation MALVHVVEEARGLLVTIRGRLAGRDTALIAAGLTFYAGIAVVPVLVLSLALTSWLTSPATVRELTDRLGEVLPDQLGAPDALARLAEAGTSLTLLQAVLTLLPISLYGEGIRRALLRFSPATDRFTAWRGRLLSLPLLLVAPLLLYPLLLVGRALAELADRPGFGATLAGFALGYYSVLGALTVPLIWVFRVVAAGRLRWGPVVVGALFTAASLSGFLQGFVLFLSLPLDLGAPFGGLTVVGGVAAVSFWLFLLHFVLIAGWLFTEALDARVRRGRAAREAPPVS, via the coding sequence ATGGCGCTGGTGCACGTGGTGGAGGAGGCGCGCGGCCTGCTGGTGACGATCCGCGGCCGGCTCGCCGGCCGGGACACCGCGCTGATCGCCGCCGGCCTGACCTTCTACGCCGGGATCGCCGTCGTCCCCGTGCTGGTGCTCTCCCTGGCGCTGACCAGCTGGCTCACCAGCCCAGCGACCGTCCGCGAGCTCACCGACCGGCTGGGCGAGGTGCTCCCCGACCAGCTCGGCGCCCCGGACGCGCTGGCCCGGCTGGCCGAGGCGGGCACCTCGCTGACCCTGCTGCAGGCGGTGCTCACCCTGCTGCCCATCTCGCTCTACGGCGAGGGCATCCGCCGGGCGCTGCTGCGGTTCAGCCCGGCGACCGACCGGTTCACCGCCTGGCGCGGGCGGCTCCTCTCGCTGCCGCTGCTGCTGGTCGCCCCGCTGCTGCTCTACCCGCTGCTGCTGGTGGGCCGGGCGCTGGCCGAGCTCGCCGACCGGCCCGGCTTCGGCGCCACCCTCGCCGGCTTCGCGCTGGGCTACTACTCGGTGCTCGGGGCGCTGACGGTGCCGCTGATCTGGGTGTTCCGGGTGGTCGCGGCCGGGCGGCTGCGGTGGGGCCCCGTCGTCGTCGGTGCGCTGTTCACCGCGGCCTCGCTGTCGGGCTTCCTGCAGGGGTTCGTGCTGTTCCTGTCCCTGCCGCTGGACCTCGGCGCCCCCTTCGGCGGGCTCACCGTGGTCGGCGGGGTCGCCGCGGTGTCCTTCTGGCTGTTCCTGCTGCACTTCGTGCTGATCGCCGGCTGGCTGTTCACCGAGGCGCTGGACGCGCGGGTGCGCCGGGGCCGGGCCGCCCGGGAGGCGCCGCCGGTCAGCTGA
- a CDS encoding PPK2 family polyphosphate kinase → MADSLRDLLRAPAPPVQLSSLDPRATPLSPGSKERTRDVMLAEGDKLAELQERLYAEGSTGGRRRVLLLLQGMDTSGKGGVVSHVVGAVQPQGVRVTAFKKPTPEELRHSFLWRVRRAVPEPGIIGVFDRSHYEDVLIGRVRELAAPDVIERRYTEIVRFERQLADDGVTLVKCFLHISPWEQKERLLARLDDSAKRWKFNPGDLDERALWPAYQRAYEIALDRTSTPTNPWYVVPSDRKWYRNWAVGRLLLETLTELDPRLPEPTYDVAEQRDRLIEEHPIS, encoded by the coding sequence ATGGCCGACTCCCTGCGCGACCTGCTGCGCGCCCCGGCGCCGCCCGTCCAGCTCTCCTCGCTGGACCCCCGCGCCACCCCGCTGTCGCCCGGGTCCAAGGAGCGCACCCGCGACGTGATGCTCGCCGAGGGCGACAAGCTGGCCGAGCTGCAGGAGCGGCTCTACGCCGAGGGCTCCACCGGGGGCCGGCGGCGGGTGCTGCTCCTGCTGCAGGGCATGGACACCAGCGGCAAGGGCGGCGTGGTGTCGCACGTCGTGGGCGCCGTCCAGCCGCAGGGAGTGCGGGTCACCGCGTTCAAGAAGCCCACCCCCGAGGAGCTGCGGCACTCCTTCCTGTGGCGGGTGCGCCGCGCGGTGCCGGAGCCGGGGATCATCGGCGTCTTCGACCGCTCGCACTACGAGGACGTGCTGATCGGCCGGGTCCGCGAGCTGGCCGCTCCCGACGTCATCGAGCGCCGCTACACCGAGATCGTGCGCTTCGAGCGCCAGCTGGCCGACGACGGCGTCACGCTGGTGAAGTGCTTCCTGCACATCTCGCCGTGGGAGCAGAAGGAGCGGCTGCTGGCCCGGCTCGACGACTCGGCGAAGCGGTGGAAGTTCAACCCCGGCGACCTCGACGAGCGTGCGCTCTGGCCGGCCTACCAGCGCGCCTACGAGATCGCGCTGGACCGCACCAGCACCCCGACCAACCCCTGGTACGTCGTCCCCAGCGACCGCAAGTGGTACCGGAACTGGGCCGTGGGCCGGCTGCTGCTCGAGACGCTGACCGAGCTGGACCCGCGGCTGCCCGAGCCCACCTACGACGTGGCCGAGCAGCGGGACCGGCTGATCGAGGAGCACCCGATCAGCTGA
- a CDS encoding YrdB family protein — protein MGTGLAWLNATVAFALELAALAVLGWGGWQLGGPVAVRAALAVGLPVAAAVLWGLFAAPRAAHPSTAGRLVVQALVFGAAAVLLAWGASPRWGAAFAAVVAVDLLAAAVLPSVESPTA, from the coding sequence ATGGGCACCGGACTGGCCTGGCTGAACGCGACGGTGGCCTTCGCGCTGGAGCTGGCGGCGCTCGCCGTCCTGGGGTGGGGCGGCTGGCAGCTGGGTGGCCCGGTCGCGGTCCGGGCGGCGCTGGCGGTGGGCCTGCCGGTGGCGGCTGCGGTGCTGTGGGGGCTGTTCGCCGCACCCCGGGCCGCGCACCCCTCGACCGCCGGCCGGCTCGTCGTCCAGGCGCTGGTCTTCGGGGCGGCGGCCGTGCTGCTGGCCTGGGGTGCCTCCCCCCGCTGGGGTGCGGCGTTCGCGGCCGTGGTGGCGGTCGACCTCCTCGCTGCCGCCGTCCTCCCGTCGGTCGAGTCCCCCACGGCCTGA
- a CDS encoding HelD family protein, producing the protein MSRPPAAPETTAADPVLTAERAHLALAAACLGQMRTAAGAVTDAGVDAWASERLGAARAERLAALAHDPGVPPFFGRTDAEAESFHVGRRHVRDAAGDAVVIDWRAPMSRPFYQASAADPQGLVRRRRFGFAGGELTGYEDEVLAAGEDSLGDSALLRAEIERPRSGPMRDIVATIQPDQDDIVRAPLTESICVQGAPGTGKTAVGLHRAAYLLYTHGEQLARTGVLVVGPNRAFLRYIEQVLPALGEVEVDQATVADLTARVTVRADDDPAVAVLKGDPRMAEVLRRALWGGISKPVDGVQVTLAGRRYRISPERLKRFVDDLRRAGTSSVDDQQVLHYAAGRERLAMSLAEYARRLKEAGGGSPSDAETRRAARSAEVRAFCDAVWPAVDAAGLVCGLLSDGERLARAARGVLTEEEQALLRWSAPPRSVRAARWTPADAVLVDEVAGMLERTAGYGHVVVDEAQDLSPMQCRAVARRLAAGSLTVLGDLAQATSPWSAADWSQTLTGLGRPDTTVRPLTRGYRVPGEVLDFANRLLPRIAPGLPAATAVRREPGSLQLRPVALLAGPLAEVVGELAATEGSTGVVCADAAVADVVGLLRTAGLDVAALSDDGSEPTRVSVVPATLVKGLEFDHVVVVEPAAIVAAEPRGLHRLYVVLTRAVSSLVVLHAGDLPDLLQPPAPSQAQA; encoded by the coding sequence GTGTCTCGTCCTCCCGCCGCCCCGGAGACCACCGCCGCCGATCCCGTCCTCACCGCCGAGCGCGCGCACCTCGCGCTCGCCGCCGCCTGCCTCGGCCAGATGCGCACGGCCGCCGGTGCCGTCACCGACGCCGGCGTGGACGCGTGGGCGTCCGAACGGCTCGGCGCCGCCCGGGCCGAACGGCTCGCCGCGCTGGCCCACGACCCCGGCGTGCCGCCGTTCTTCGGGCGCACCGACGCCGAGGCCGAGAGCTTCCACGTCGGCCGCCGGCACGTCCGGGACGCGGCCGGCGACGCGGTCGTCATCGACTGGCGGGCCCCGATGAGCCGGCCTTTCTACCAGGCCAGCGCCGCCGACCCGCAGGGCCTCGTGCGCCGCCGCCGGTTCGGCTTCGCCGGTGGCGAGCTGACCGGCTACGAGGACGAGGTGCTGGCCGCGGGGGAGGACTCCCTCGGCGACAGCGCGCTGCTCCGGGCGGAGATCGAGCGCCCGCGCAGCGGCCCGATGCGCGACATCGTCGCCACCATCCAGCCCGACCAGGACGACATCGTGCGGGCGCCGCTGACCGAGTCGATCTGCGTGCAGGGCGCCCCCGGCACCGGCAAGACGGCGGTCGGGCTGCACCGGGCCGCCTACCTGCTGTACACCCACGGCGAGCAGCTGGCCCGCACCGGCGTGCTGGTGGTCGGCCCGAACCGGGCCTTCCTCCGCTACATCGAGCAGGTGCTCCCGGCGCTCGGCGAGGTGGAGGTCGACCAGGCGACGGTCGCCGACCTCACCGCGCGGGTGACCGTGCGCGCCGACGACGACCCCGCCGTCGCCGTCCTCAAGGGCGACCCGCGGATGGCCGAGGTGCTGCGCCGGGCGCTGTGGGGCGGGATCAGCAAGCCGGTGGACGGCGTGCAGGTGACGCTGGCCGGGCGCCGCTACCGGATCAGCCCGGAGCGGCTCAAGCGGTTCGTCGACGACCTGCGCCGGGCCGGCACCAGCAGCGTCGACGACCAGCAGGTCCTGCACTACGCGGCCGGGCGGGAGCGGCTGGCGATGAGCCTGGCCGAGTACGCCCGCCGGCTGAAGGAGGCCGGCGGCGGCAGCCCCAGCGACGCCGAGACCCGGCGCGCCGCCCGCAGCGCCGAGGTGCGCGCGTTCTGCGACGCGGTGTGGCCGGCGGTCGACGCGGCCGGGCTGGTGTGCGGGCTGCTCTCCGACGGCGAGCGGCTGGCCCGGGCCGCCCGCGGGGTGCTCACCGAGGAGGAGCAGGCGCTGCTGCGCTGGTCCGCGCCCCCGCGTTCGGTGCGCGCCGCCCGGTGGACGCCCGCGGACGCCGTCCTGGTCGACGAGGTCGCCGGGATGCTGGAGCGCACGGCGGGCTACGGGCACGTGGTCGTCGACGAGGCGCAGGACCTCTCGCCCATGCAGTGCCGGGCGGTCGCCCGGCGGCTGGCGGCCGGCTCGCTCACCGTGCTCGGTGACCTCGCCCAGGCGACCAGCCCGTGGTCGGCGGCCGACTGGTCGCAGACACTGACCGGGCTGGGCCGCCCGGACACCACCGTGCGCCCGCTGACCCGCGGCTACCGGGTGCCCGGCGAGGTGCTGGACTTCGCCAACCGGCTGCTGCCCCGGATCGCCCCGGGGCTGCCGGCCGCGACGGCGGTGCGCCGCGAGCCGGGGTCGCTGCAGCTGCGGCCGGTGGCGCTGCTCGCCGGGCCGCTGGCCGAGGTGGTCGGCGAGCTGGCCGCGACCGAGGGGTCGACCGGGGTCGTGTGCGCCGACGCCGCGGTGGCCGACGTGGTCGGGCTGCTCCGGACGGCCGGCCTGGACGTCGCGGCGCTCAGCGACGACGGGTCGGAGCCCACGCGGGTGTCGGTCGTGCCGGCCACCCTGGTCAAGGGGCTGGAGTTCGACCACGTGGTGGTGGTGGAGCCCGCCGCGATCGTGGCCGCCGAACCGCGCGGGCTGCACCGGCTCTACGTCGTCCTGACCCGCGCCGTGAGCAGCCTGGTGGTGCTCCACGCCGGCGACCTCCCCGACCTGCTCCAGCCCCCGGCCCCGAGCCAGGCGCAGGCATAG